A part of Mycolicibacterium sp. TUM20985 genomic DNA contains:
- a CDS encoding LysR family transcriptional regulator, with amino-acid sequence MDPRRLHLLLALSRLGSMRAVAEAHHLTTSTVSQQIAALAKDAGVALIEPEGRRVRLTPAGHRLAEHAVTILAAVDMARLDLDPDAEPAGTVRVGGFATGIRVSLLPVLGRLASSHPRVGVIISEYEPTEAFRLLVDDDLDLALVYDYNLVPASPDPVLQTVPLWSTPWGLGVPSGGSPATAADLRDYGDAEWIVNSRNTADEDAVRTLAALAGFTPHIAHQIDSLDLVEDLIIAGYGVGLLPLDRSVRDGVTVLPIAEPAVVMTTYAATRRGRANWPPLRLILDGLGPGEDVLPHTSWPRPPVGDGVSSREGG; translated from the coding sequence GTGGACCCCCGGCGCCTGCACCTACTGCTGGCATTGTCCCGTCTCGGCTCGATGCGTGCGGTCGCCGAAGCCCACCACCTCACGACCTCGACGGTGTCCCAGCAGATCGCGGCGCTCGCCAAGGACGCCGGGGTCGCGCTCATCGAACCCGAGGGCAGGCGGGTCCGGCTGACGCCCGCAGGCCATCGGCTGGCCGAACACGCCGTGACCATCCTCGCCGCCGTCGACATGGCGCGCCTCGACCTCGATCCCGACGCCGAGCCCGCAGGCACCGTTCGGGTCGGCGGGTTCGCCACCGGCATTCGCGTGTCGCTGCTGCCCGTCCTCGGGCGACTCGCGTCGAGTCACCCCCGGGTCGGGGTGATCATCAGCGAGTACGAGCCCACCGAGGCGTTCCGGCTACTCGTCGACGACGATCTCGACCTAGCGCTCGTCTACGACTACAACCTGGTGCCCGCCTCGCCGGATCCGGTGCTGCAGACGGTGCCGTTGTGGTCGACTCCGTGGGGTCTCGGCGTGCCGAGCGGCGGCTCCCCCGCGACCGCGGCCGATCTGCGGGACTATGGCGACGCCGAATGGATCGTCAACTCCCGCAACACCGCCGACGAGGACGCCGTGCGGACCTTGGCGGCGCTGGCGGGTTTCACACCCCACATCGCCCATCAGATCGACAGCCTCGATCTGGTCGAAGATCTCATCATCGCCGGGTACGGCGTCGGGTTGCTGCCACTCGACAGATCCGTCCGTGACGGCGTCACCGTGCTGCCCATCGCCGAACCGGCCGTCGTCATGACGACCTACGCCGCCACGCGCCGCGGGCGCGCGAATTGGCCACCGCTTCGCCTGATTCTGGACGGCCTCGGGCCTGGGGAGGACGTGCTTCCCCACACGAGCTGGCCGCGACCGCCGGTCGGCGACGGGGTTAGTTCCCGCGAGGGCGGGTAA
- a CDS encoding acyl-CoA thioesterase domain-containing protein: MTARPAHFTPSTEDTFLPTASAQSHWGDDHLNGPALVGLAAWVLDGRYGDDDFLPTRLTVDLFKAARGVPTVVSTRLIRDGRRVRTSECELSQDGRPVVRATMVQYRLSSAPAGEQWRPATTFPHPEVDAASYMRMGSDEGGWSDAIADHQNASRKRFFNRSVDVVDGQCNGPFVDAVMVAEGTSLVTNLGSAGIGYINGDLTVGLTRLPGDEWIGVQAESHWAQDGIAVGTATLFDAMGPFGSGMVTAVSNPAAQIDFTHDQFPSRTP; this comes from the coding sequence ATGACCGCACGCCCGGCACACTTCACTCCTTCCACGGAGGACACGTTCCTGCCCACCGCTAGCGCGCAAAGCCATTGGGGTGACGACCATCTGAACGGACCGGCACTCGTCGGTCTGGCGGCCTGGGTCCTCGACGGCCGATACGGGGACGACGACTTCCTGCCCACTCGGCTCACCGTCGATCTGTTCAAGGCCGCCCGCGGGGTGCCGACGGTGGTGTCCACGCGTCTGATCCGCGACGGCAGGCGGGTGCGGACGTCGGAGTGCGAACTGTCCCAGGACGGGCGGCCGGTGGTCCGTGCCACGATGGTGCAGTACCGGCTTTCGTCGGCGCCGGCGGGCGAACAGTGGAGACCCGCAACGACTTTCCCCCACCCGGAGGTGGACGCCGCGAGTTATATGCGGATGGGGAGTGACGAAGGGGGCTGGTCCGACGCCATTGCCGACCACCAGAACGCCTCGAGGAAGCGATTCTTCAACAGGTCCGTCGACGTGGTGGATGGTCAGTGCAACGGTCCCTTCGTCGACGCCGTCATGGTCGCCGAGGGCACCAGTCTGGTCACCAATCTCGGGAGTGCCGGCATCGGATACATCAACGGCGACCTGACGGTGGGGTTGACCCGCCTGCCGGGTGACGAGTGGATCGGGGTCCAGGCCGAGTCCCATTGGGCGCAGGACGGCATCGCCGTGGGCACGGCCACTCTCTTCGACGCCATGGGGCCGTTCGGGTCGGGCATGGTCACCGCGGTGAGCAATCCTGCCGCACAGATCGACTTCACCCACGATCAGTTTCCCTCCCGCACGCCCTGA
- a CDS encoding EamA family transporter, translating into MATASMLFVQVGLALSLGLMDRIGVEGAAWLRLTWAGVLLLIIVRPRPSAFTKTTFATCLVLGVVTAAVTLFFMAAVARIPLGTASALEFLGPLGVAVAKGKGRNRYVWPGLAAAGVVLLTQPWGEAADPVGVAYALAAAVCWGGYILLTQRVGDGVDGVNGLAVSMGVAAVFSTLVVGSSVLPRMTGEILLWGIGLAILLPVIPFTLELMALRRLTTASFGTLMSLEPAFAMAVGFVVLSQAPDGVGVFGICLVVIAGIGAARAGTRAPIRVDVI; encoded by the coding sequence ATGGCAACGGCCTCGATGTTGTTCGTGCAGGTCGGCCTTGCCCTGTCGCTGGGTCTGATGGACCGCATCGGCGTGGAGGGCGCGGCGTGGCTGCGGCTGACGTGGGCGGGCGTGCTGCTGCTGATCATCGTCCGGCCGCGTCCGTCGGCGTTCACCAAGACCACGTTCGCGACCTGCCTCGTGCTCGGCGTGGTCACCGCCGCAGTCACCCTCTTCTTCATGGCCGCCGTCGCGCGCATTCCGTTGGGCACGGCGAGCGCCCTGGAGTTCCTCGGCCCCCTCGGCGTCGCGGTCGCCAAGGGCAAGGGTCGGAATCGCTACGTCTGGCCGGGGTTGGCCGCCGCCGGCGTCGTGCTGTTGACCCAGCCGTGGGGGGAAGCCGCCGATCCCGTCGGCGTGGCCTACGCATTGGCCGCCGCCGTCTGCTGGGGCGGCTACATCCTGCTGACCCAGCGGGTGGGTGACGGCGTGGACGGAGTCAATGGCTTGGCGGTGTCCATGGGCGTGGCGGCAGTGTTCTCCACGCTCGTCGTCGGCTCGTCGGTGCTGCCGCGGATGACAGGTGAAATACTGCTGTGGGGAATCGGTCTCGCGATCCTGTTGCCGGTGATCCCCTTCACCCTTGAATTAATGGCGCTCCGCCGATTGACCACGGCGTCGTTCGGGACGCTCATGAGCCTGGAGCCGGCGTTCGCCATGGCGGTGGGATTCGTCGTGCTCTCCCAGGCGCCCGACGGCGTGGGGGTATTCGGAATCTGCCTCGTCGTCATCGCGGGGATCGGCGCCGCACGCGCCGGCACCAGGGCGCCGATCCGCGTCGACGTCATTTGA
- a CDS encoding ABC transporter permease codes for MTLAAGPLITDAAGSAETPRPRRSPRRFAFGDVTLRVVAGLVLFYLFLPIFVIILFSFNDPAGKFNYSWQGFTLDNWLNPFKYPALTDALQLSINVAAVSTAIALVLGTLVAIALVRQRFRGSKAIDTFLVLPLTAPEVVMGASLLVLFLDFGWATGYVTILIAHIAFEISFIAMTVRARVRGFDWTLEDASMDLGASPTRTFFKVTLPLIVPGIVAAAMLSFALSLDDFIITYFVSGSTVTYPLYVNAAVKAAVPPQINVLATAILLISLLLVGIGTLYRRKRVDA; via the coding sequence ATGACGCTCGCGGCCGGACCCCTCATCACCGACGCCGCCGGGAGCGCCGAGACACCCAGGCCGCGTCGGAGCCCGCGCCGCTTCGCCTTTGGCGACGTCACCTTGCGCGTCGTCGCCGGACTGGTGCTGTTCTACCTCTTCCTCCCGATCTTCGTCATCATCCTGTTCTCCTTCAACGACCCCGCCGGCAAGTTCAACTACAGCTGGCAGGGCTTCACCCTCGACAACTGGTTGAACCCGTTCAAGTACCCCGCCCTCACCGATGCGCTCCAGTTGAGCATCAACGTGGCGGCGGTCTCCACGGCCATCGCCTTGGTGCTCGGCACACTGGTGGCCATTGCGTTGGTGCGCCAACGTTTCCGGGGCAGTAAGGCGATCGACACGTTCCTCGTCCTGCCGCTGACGGCACCGGAGGTCGTGATGGGAGCGTCGCTGCTGGTGCTGTTCCTCGACTTCGGCTGGGCGACGGGATACGTCACGATCCTGATCGCACACATCGCCTTCGAGATCAGTTTCATCGCGATGACCGTCCGCGCCCGCGTCCGCGGATTCGACTGGACCCTGGAGGACGCGTCGATGGACCTCGGGGCGAGCCCGACCCGTACCTTCTTCAAGGTGACGCTGCCGCTGATCGTGCCCGGTATCGTCGCCGCGGCCATGCTGTCGTTCGCCCTGTCGCTGGACGACTTCATCATCACGTACTTCGTCAGTGGCTCCACCGTGACGTACCCGCTCTACGTCAACGCGGCGGTCAAGGCCGCCGTCCCTCCCCAGATCAACGTCCTCGCCACGGCGATCCTGCTGATCAGCCTGCTGCTCGTCGGTATCGGAACGCTCTACCGCCGCAAGCGAGTCGACGCCTGA
- a CDS encoding ABC transporter permease, translating to MAGVASSSRQRSKIAPYLMVLPALAYLALFFVVPIWSLLRTSLSSMSGSVFLPTLSFDWNVGNFGHAFSIYQDQIIRSFTYALTATVVCIVLAYPLAYVIAFKAGRYKNLILGLVILPFFVTFLIRTLAWKTILADDGWVVSALGSVGLLPSEGRLLSTSWAVIGGLIYNWIIFMILPLYVSLEKIDPRLLEASRDLYSSNARSFTKVVLPLSMPGVLAGSLLVFIPAAGDFINADYLGSTQTTMIGNVIQKQFLVVKDYPAAAALSLVLMAFILVGVLLYTKALGTEELV from the coding sequence ATGGCGGGTGTAGCCAGTAGTAGTCGCCAGCGGAGCAAGATCGCTCCGTACCTGATGGTGCTGCCAGCGCTGGCGTACCTGGCGCTGTTCTTCGTGGTGCCGATCTGGTCTCTGCTCCGCACCTCGTTGTCGTCGATGAGCGGATCGGTCTTCCTGCCGACGCTGTCGTTCGACTGGAACGTTGGCAACTTCGGTCACGCGTTCTCGATCTATCAGGACCAGATCATCCGGTCGTTCACGTACGCGCTGACGGCCACCGTGGTCTGCATCGTGCTGGCCTATCCCCTGGCCTACGTGATCGCCTTCAAGGCCGGTAGATACAAGAACTTGATCCTTGGTCTGGTGATCCTGCCGTTCTTCGTGACCTTCCTGATCCGCACGCTGGCGTGGAAGACCATCCTCGCCGACGACGGCTGGGTGGTGAGCGCGCTGGGCAGCGTCGGTCTGCTGCCCAGCGAGGGCCGCTTGTTGTCCACCAGCTGGGCGGTGATCGGCGGTCTGATCTACAACTGGATCATCTTCATGATCCTGCCGTTGTACGTGAGTCTGGAGAAGATCGACCCGCGCCTGCTGGAGGCATCGCGGGATCTGTACTCGAGCAATGCCCGTTCGTTCACCAAGGTGGTGCTGCCGCTGTCGATGCCCGGCGTGCTCGCTGGCAGCCTGCTCGTATTCATCCCCGCGGCAGGTGATTTCATCAACGCCGACTACCTGGGCAGCACTCAGACGACGATGATCGGCAACGTCATCCAGAAGCAGTTCCTCGTCGTCAAGGACTATCCGGCGGCGGCTGCGCTGAGCCTCGTGCTGATGGCGTTCATTCTGGTGGGCGTGTTGTTGTACACCAAGGCGCTCGGTACGGAGGAACTGGTATGA
- a CDS encoding polyamine ABC transporter substrate-binding protein, which translates to MANRIDPLRMASARTSRRRFLGGGAAAAAALTLGPSFLAACGSDSKESAGPSVTEGPATGTLRVSNWPLYMADGFVAAFQTASGLTVDYKEDFNDNEQWFAKVKEPLSRKQDIGADLVVPTTFMASRIQQLGWLNEISDAGWSNKGNLRTDLLEASVDPGRKFSAPYMSGLVGIAYNKAATGRDIKTIDDMWDPAFKGKVSLFSDSQDALGMIMMSQGASPAEPNSESIKKAVDLVKEQKDKGQIRRFTGNDYADDLAAGNIAIAQAYSGDVVQLQADNPDLVFVVPESGGTTFVDTMVIPYTTQNQNAAEAWINYVYDRANYAKLVAFVQYVPVLSDMTDELNKIDPELAANPLVNPSKATLDMVKGWAPLTDEQTQEYNTLYAAVTGG; encoded by the coding sequence ATGGCGAATCGGATCGATCCCCTCAGGATGGCTTCGGCACGAACCTCACGGCGACGCTTCCTCGGTGGCGGCGCCGCCGCGGCCGCAGCCCTCACGCTCGGCCCGTCCTTCCTCGCGGCGTGCGGATCCGATAGCAAGGAATCGGCCGGTCCCTCCGTCACAGAGGGCCCCGCCACCGGCACGCTGCGCGTGTCGAACTGGCCGCTCTACATGGCCGACGGGTTCGTCGCCGCGTTCCAGACGGCCAGCGGCTTGACCGTCGACTACAAGGAAGACTTCAACGACAACGAGCAGTGGTTCGCGAAGGTGAAGGAGCCGTTGTCGCGCAAGCAGGACATCGGGGCCGATCTGGTGGTTCCGACCACGTTCATGGCCTCGCGCATCCAGCAGCTCGGCTGGCTCAACGAGATCAGCGACGCGGGCTGGTCCAACAAGGGCAACCTGCGCACCGATCTGCTCGAGGCGAGCGTCGACCCGGGCCGCAAGTTCAGCGCCCCCTACATGTCCGGCCTCGTCGGTATCGCCTACAACAAGGCGGCGACCGGGCGCGACATCAAGACCATCGACGACATGTGGGATCCCGCATTCAAGGGCAAGGTCAGCTTGTTCAGCGACTCGCAGGACGCGCTCGGCATGATCATGATGTCGCAGGGCGCGTCGCCCGCCGAGCCGAATTCGGAGTCCATCAAGAAGGCCGTCGACCTGGTCAAGGAGCAGAAGGACAAGGGTCAGATCCGTCGGTTCACCGGCAACGACTACGCCGACGACCTCGCGGCGGGCAACATCGCCATCGCGCAGGCCTATTCGGGCGACGTGGTGCAGTTGCAGGCCGACAACCCCGACCTGGTGTTCGTCGTCCCGGAGTCCGGCGGTACCACCTTCGTCGACACCATGGTGATTCCGTACACCACGCAGAACCAGAACGCGGCCGAGGCGTGGATCAACTACGTCTACGACCGGGCCAACTACGCGAAGCTCGTCGCGTTCGTCCAGTACGTGCCGGTGCTGTCGGACATGACCGACGAACTGAACAAGATCGACCCAGAGCTCGCGGCCAACCCGCTGGTCAACCCGTCGAAGGCGACGTTGGACATGGTGAAGGGCTGGGCGCCGCTCACCGATGAGCAGACTCAGGAATACAACACGCTGTACGCAGCCGTCACCGGCGGCTGA
- a CDS encoding ABC transporter ATP-binding protein: protein MIEIDHVTKRFDDYVAVADADFTIASGEFFSMLGPSGCGKTTTLRMIAGFETPTEGAIRLEGVDVSTLSPHKRNVNTVFQHYALFPHMTVWDNVAYGPRSKKIDKTAGKGEVKRRVDELLEIVRLSDFAKRKPAQLSGGQQQRVALARALVNYPSALLLDEPLGALDLKLRHAMQFELKRIQREVGITFIYVTHDQEEALTMSDRIAVMNAGNVEQIGSPTEIYDRPSTVFVASFIGQANLWPGKQNGMDGDLAQLSVLGTTLRARPGDTAIEPGGDATLMVRPERVRVSMDRPDGDVATVAATVTDLTFQGPVVRLLMDAPDGSPIVAHVGTEQNLPLLRPGDRVHVAWAPDASLVLPAADIPTTEDLEEMFDAPPEP from the coding sequence GTGATCGAGATCGACCACGTGACGAAGCGTTTCGACGACTACGTCGCCGTGGCGGACGCCGACTTCACGATCGCGTCTGGCGAGTTCTTCTCGATGCTGGGTCCCTCGGGATGCGGTAAGACCACCACGCTCCGCATGATCGCGGGTTTCGAGACGCCGACCGAGGGGGCGATTCGCCTCGAGGGGGTCGACGTCTCGACGCTGTCCCCGCACAAGCGCAACGTCAACACCGTGTTCCAGCACTACGCCCTGTTCCCGCACATGACCGTGTGGGACAACGTGGCCTACGGTCCGCGCAGCAAGAAGATCGACAAGACCGCCGGAAAGGGGGAGGTGAAGCGCCGAGTCGACGAGCTCCTCGAGATCGTCCGGCTGAGCGACTTCGCCAAGCGCAAGCCGGCGCAGCTCTCCGGCGGACAGCAGCAACGGGTCGCGTTGGCGCGGGCGCTGGTGAACTACCCCAGCGCCCTGCTTCTCGACGAGCCGCTCGGTGCGCTCGACCTGAAGTTGCGCCACGCCATGCAGTTCGAACTCAAGCGCATCCAGCGCGAGGTCGGCATCACGTTCATCTACGTGACCCACGATCAGGAGGAAGCGCTCACGATGAGTGACCGCATCGCGGTCATGAACGCCGGCAACGTCGAGCAAATCGGCAGCCCGACCGAGATCTACGACCGTCCGTCGACGGTCTTCGTCGCCAGCTTCATCGGGCAGGCAAATCTTTGGCCGGGCAAGCAGAACGGAATGGACGGCGATTTGGCCCAGCTGTCGGTGCTCGGCACCACGTTGCGGGCCAGGCCCGGCGACACCGCGATCGAACCCGGCGGCGATGCCACCCTGATGGTGCGCCCGGAGCGCGTGCGGGTGTCGATGGATCGGCCCGACGGTGACGTCGCGACGGTCGCCGCCACGGTGACCGACCTGACGTTCCAGGGTCCGGTGGTCCGGCTGTTGATGGATGCGCCCGACGGATCGCCGATCGTCGCCCACGTCGGTACCGAACAGAATTTGCCGCTACTGCGACCGGGTGACCGGGTCCACGTCGCGTGGGCTCCCGATGCCTCCCTGGTGCTGCCGGCGGCCGACATTCCGACCACCGAGGACCTGGAGGAGATGTTCGACGCGCCTCCGGAACCCTGA
- a CDS encoding purine-cytosine permease family protein, protein MTQEAVDSGPARNTSDSSLTASPFSGRTPSGVGDFSVETHGIAPVPADRRYGTPRRLFTVWFAPQVNMTGVFTGALAIVLGLGFWLGLLAMVIGTLLGSVVVGYLSTWGPRTGTAQLPGSRMAFGGGVVLPAALQWLSSIAWDALVGLFGGEALSLLLGIPFWAAVLIVLGVQGVVGFFGYEVIHRLQAVLTVVLLVTFVVFAVKLVGGHDIVTPAVAQGPDLIGAFVLEVTISLSLAVSWASYASDFSRYLPSTSSRLSVFGYTFAGIFVAYVFVQGIGIAAGDLVSEQTAEGVRSVMGGGFLGGLALLIIALASIGSGVMNDYSGSLALQTLGVRVRRPLSSLLVTAMAFGLILWLHSADTAARFQNVLLFVSYWIPAFVAIVAVDWRSRLGGRATLDPACEPTGRADAVAAVLVFVAAYAVAVPFMDTSIFVGAIAAKWHGADIAYFVNFLVALALYGGYRAIRARR, encoded by the coding sequence ATGACACAGGAGGCCGTCGACTCGGGGCCGGCTAGGAACACCTCAGACAGTTCGCTGACTGCATCACCGTTCAGTGGCCGGACCCCCAGCGGCGTCGGTGACTTCTCCGTCGAGACCCACGGCATCGCGCCCGTCCCCGCCGACCGGCGATACGGCACCCCGCGCCGCCTGTTCACGGTGTGGTTCGCCCCGCAGGTCAACATGACCGGCGTCTTCACCGGTGCCCTGGCGATCGTGCTGGGGCTGGGGTTCTGGCTGGGCCTGCTCGCGATGGTCATCGGGACCCTGCTCGGCTCGGTCGTGGTGGGCTACCTGTCGACGTGGGGACCGCGGACGGGCACGGCCCAGCTGCCCGGCTCCCGGATGGCGTTCGGGGGCGGTGTCGTCCTGCCGGCCGCACTGCAGTGGCTGTCCTCGATCGCCTGGGACGCGCTGGTCGGCTTGTTCGGTGGAGAGGCGCTTTCGCTGCTCCTGGGAATCCCGTTCTGGGCGGCCGTGCTGATCGTCCTCGGCGTGCAGGGTGTCGTCGGCTTCTTCGGCTACGAGGTCATCCACCGGCTGCAGGCGGTGCTGACCGTGGTGCTGCTGGTCACGTTCGTCGTGTTCGCCGTCAAGCTCGTCGGCGGGCACGACATCGTGACCCCGGCGGTCGCTCAGGGTCCCGACCTGATCGGGGCGTTCGTGCTCGAGGTGACGATCTCGCTCAGCCTGGCGGTGTCGTGGGCGAGCTACGCCTCCGACTTCAGTCGATACCTGCCGTCGACGTCATCGCGGCTGAGCGTGTTCGGCTATACCTTCGCCGGCATCTTCGTGGCGTACGTCTTCGTCCAGGGCATCGGCATCGCGGCGGGCGACCTGGTCTCGGAGCAGACCGCCGAGGGCGTCCGGTCGGTGATGGGTGGCGGTTTCCTCGGTGGGTTGGCGCTGCTGATCATCGCGCTGGCGTCCATCGGCTCGGGGGTGATGAACGACTACAGCGGATCGCTGGCACTGCAGACGCTCGGTGTCAGGGTCCGCAGGCCGTTGTCGTCGCTGTTGGTGACGGCCATGGCGTTCGGCCTGATCCTCTGGCTGCACTCCGCCGACACCGCAGCCCGGTTCCAGAATGTGCTGCTGTTCGTCAGCTACTGGATTCCGGCGTTCGTAGCGATCGTGGCGGTGGACTGGCGGTCGAGGCTCGGGGGACGCGCCACGCTCGATCCCGCCTGCGAGCCCACCGGTCGGGCCGACGCGGTGGCGGCCGTCCTCGTGTTCGTCGCGGCCTACGCCGTGGCCGTGCCGTTCATGGACACGTCGATCTTCGTCGGTGCGATCGCCGCGAAGTGGCACGGCGCCGACATCGCCTACTTCGTCAACTTCCTGGTGGCCCTCGCGCTCTACGGGGGCTACCGCGCGATTCGCGCACGGCGCTAA
- a CDS encoding TspO/MBR family protein, translating into MRALTLVKTGTAAAITAVSGGLATGPVVQSQWYQTLRKPSFQPPRQAFPIVWPLLYADIAVVSASTIDTLDERGEADAARTYSALLALNLLLNGSWSWLFFNRRQLGPSAVLAGALAVSSVDLTRRAVKVNGSANALWPYPLWCAFATALSTRIWWLNR; encoded by the coding sequence ATGCGCGCTCTCACCCTTGTCAAGACCGGCACCGCGGCCGCGATCACCGCGGTCTCCGGCGGCCTCGCGACCGGGCCGGTCGTCCAATCGCAGTGGTATCAGACCCTGCGCAAGCCCAGTTTTCAGCCGCCGCGACAAGCGTTTCCGATCGTGTGGCCGCTGCTCTACGCAGACATCGCCGTGGTCTCGGCGTCGACCATCGACACGCTCGACGAGCGCGGCGAGGCAGACGCCGCCCGTACCTACTCGGCACTGCTCGCGCTCAATCTGCTGCTCAACGGCAGCTGGTCGTGGCTGTTCTTCAACCGTCGCCAGCTCGGTCCGTCGGCGGTTCTGGCAGGGGCCCTCGCCGTCAGCAGTGTCGATCTGACCCGGCGGGCGGTCAAGGTCAACGGGTCCGCCAACGCGCTGTGGCCGTACCCGCTGTGGTGCGCCTTCGCGACCGCGCTGTCGACCCGCATCTGGTGGCTGAATCGCTGA
- a CDS encoding phosphate-starvation-inducible PsiE family protein, giving the protein MPRDLNADGEADGDVETEEGDRQRLADRVLSWVEDAIYWAIAVVLALGSVALLVAQFNTMLRLRNTPTSTLMLEILDGLLLLFIFVELLYAVRACLRSHEIVAEPFLIVGILAGIKEIVVLSVEAATLLEKGPEFSRAIVEIGVLGGVVLVLALAAYVLRVRRQHGDGATG; this is encoded by the coding sequence ATGCCTAGGGACCTCAACGCCGACGGTGAAGCCGACGGGGACGTCGAAACGGAAGAAGGAGACCGCCAGCGACTGGCCGACCGCGTCCTGAGTTGGGTCGAGGACGCCATTTACTGGGCGATCGCGGTGGTGCTGGCGCTCGGTTCGGTGGCGCTGCTCGTCGCGCAGTTCAACACGATGCTGCGGCTGCGGAACACGCCGACCTCGACGCTGATGCTCGAGATCCTCGACGGACTCCTGCTGCTGTTCATCTTCGTCGAGTTGCTGTACGCGGTGCGGGCGTGCCTGCGTTCGCACGAGATCGTGGCCGAGCCGTTCCTGATCGTCGGCATCCTCGCGGGCATCAAGGAGATCGTCGTGCTGTCCGTCGAGGCGGCGACACTGCTCGAGAAGGGTCCCGAGTTCTCCCGCGCCATCGTCGAGATCGGCGTGCTGGGAGGTGTCGTCCTCGTATTGGCCTTGGCGGCGTACGTCTTACGCGTCAGGCGCCAGCACGGCGACGGCGCGACCGGCTGA
- a CDS encoding epoxide hydrolase family protein — MEPFRIAVPDDVLVDLRRRLAGTRWPEPECVDDWSQGIPLAYTRELAAYWADEYDWRTREAAMNRFDQFTTEIDGLPIHFIHQRSPHPDAFPLVITHGWPGSVVEFQKVIAPLTDPTAHGGSAKDAFHVVCPSLPGYGFSGKPTATGWNIGRIARAWETLMVRLGYDRYGAQGGDWGSAVTTDIGRNVGHCIGIHTNFPIGSPPAGATENPTDDEKAALAALAYYRNVDSGYFKEQATRPQTLGYGLVDSPVAQLAWIIEKFWSWTDCDGHPENALTRDEMLDDVTLYWVTATGASSARLYWERTAASGPGGRVELPTGIAAFPKEITCPPRSWCEPNYNITRWTTMPRGGHFAAFEQPELWVDDVRAFFATVR; from the coding sequence ATCGAGCCGTTTCGCATCGCCGTGCCCGACGACGTCCTGGTCGATTTGCGGCGCCGGCTGGCCGGGACCCGTTGGCCGGAGCCCGAATGCGTGGACGACTGGAGCCAGGGCATCCCGCTGGCCTACACCCGCGAGCTCGCGGCGTACTGGGCCGACGAGTACGACTGGCGCACCCGCGAAGCGGCGATGAACCGGTTCGACCAGTTCACCACCGAGATCGATGGTTTGCCAATCCACTTCATCCATCAGCGTTCTCCACACCCCGACGCGTTCCCGCTCGTCATCACCCACGGCTGGCCGGGTTCGGTCGTCGAGTTCCAGAAGGTCATCGCACCGCTCACCGACCCCACCGCACACGGTGGCAGCGCGAAGGACGCCTTTCACGTGGTGTGCCCGTCGCTGCCGGGTTACGGATTCTCCGGGAAGCCGACCGCAACGGGGTGGAACATCGGCCGGATCGCCCGGGCGTGGGAAACGCTCATGGTGCGGCTCGGTTATGACCGCTACGGCGCGCAGGGCGGTGATTGGGGATCGGCCGTGACGACCGACATCGGCCGAAACGTCGGTCACTGCATAGGGATTCACACGAACTTTCCGATCGGGAGTCCACCGGCCGGCGCGACCGAGAATCCGACCGACGACGAGAAGGCGGCACTCGCCGCGTTGGCGTACTACCGCAACGTCGATTCGGGCTACTTCAAGGAACAGGCCACGCGGCCGCAGACCCTTGGCTACGGGTTGGTCGATTCCCCCGTGGCACAGCTGGCGTGGATCATCGAGAAGTTCTGGTCGTGGACCGACTGTGACGGCCATCCCGAGAACGCGCTCACCCGCGACGAGATGCTCGATGACGTGACGCTCTACTGGGTGACGGCGACCGGCGCGTCGTCGGCCCGCCTGTACTGGGAACGCACCGCCGCCTCCGGACCCGGCGGCCGCGTGGAGCTACCGACCGGAATCGCGGCGTTCCCCAAGGAGATCACCTGCCCACCACGATCCTGGTGCGAGCCCAACTACAACATCACCCGGTGGACCACCATGCCGCGCGGCGGCCACTTCGCGGCGTTCGAACAACCCGAGCTGTGGGTCGACGACGTCAGGGCGTTCTTCGCGACCGTGCGGTGA